From a single Nicotiana tabacum cultivar K326 chromosome 8, ASM71507v2, whole genome shotgun sequence genomic region:
- the LOC142163188 gene encoding uncharacterized protein LOC142163188, with amino-acid sequence MHDFIMDEDSKLWDVICDRPFIPTKTVGDPAVTIPKTRKEFNDVDRKAIEKNFRAKKILLCGIGPDEYNRISACQSAKEIWEALQTAHEGTTHVKQSKIYMLTTEYELFKMKDDESIQHMHTRFTSIINEFHSLGEIIPRNKLVRKILSVLPSS; translated from the coding sequence ATGCATGACTTCATCATGGATGAAGATTCCAAGCTATGGGATGTCATATGTGATAGACCATTTATTCCTACCAAGACTGTTGGTGACCCTGCTGTAACCATTCCCAAAACGAGGAAGGAATTCAATGACGTTGATCGAAAGGCCATAGAAaagaattttcgtgcaaagaaaattcttctaTGTGGCATTGGTCCTGATGAATATAACAGGATATCGGCATGCCAATCAGCAAAAGAAATCTGGGAAGCTCTTCAGACTGCTCATGAAGGAACAACACACGTCAAGCAATCAAAGATTTACATGCTTACAACTGAATACGAGCTTTTCAAGATGAAAGATGATGAATCCATCCAACACATGCACACTCGTTTTACCTCTATCATCAATGAGTTTCACTCTCTTGGAGAAATCATTCCAAGAAACAAACTTGTCAGGAAAATACTCAGTGTCCTGCCCAGCTCCTAG